In Vibrio fluvialis, the DNA window CCGGGTGAAACCATGGCCGAATGGTTTGTGGAAGGGATGATTCAGCGCCTGTTGGACGACAACGATACCGTGGCTCGTGCATTGCTGGAAAAAGCGGTGCTGTACGTGGTGCCGAACATGAACCCGGATGGCGGTGTGCGTGGTCACCTGCGCACCAATGCGGTCGGCGTAAACCTCAACCGCGAATGGCAAACGCCATCGATGGAAAAGAGCCCGGAAGTTTACTTGGTGCGTGAGCGTATGCTGCAAACCGGCGTGGATATGTTCCTTGATATCCACGGGGATGAAGCGATTCCATACAACTTTGTGGCCGGTTCTGAAGGCATTCCTTCTTACGATGCAGAGCTGGCGGCACTGGAAACGGCATTCAAACAAGCACTGCTGACGATTACGCCAGAGTTTCAGGATGACATCGGCTACGACAAAGACGAAGCGGGCAAAGCGAACCTGACTGTAGGCTCGAATTGGGTTGCCGAGCAATTCCATTGCCTGTCTTACACCGTCGAAATGCCATTTAAAGATCACAACAATCACCCGGATCCGCTGTACGGATGGTCGCCAGAACGCAGTGTGTTGTTTGGTCAGGACATGCTGGCGGCAGTTCTCGCTGTGTCGGACAAGATCTAATTCAAGCGCAATGTTGACATTGAAAGCCAGCGCCATGTCGCTGGTTTTTTTGTCTTTGTTCCTGATATCAACAGGTAGTAGACATAAAAATTAATAGGTAGCGGACATAAAAAATGGCCCGAAGGCCATTGAGGGGGGAAGTGTTGTGACACTTCTTAAGGTTCGGTTGCTTAGCTGTTGGCTTCTGCGTCTTCGCGTTTAATCACTTTGTGACCATCTTCGCTGACGCCGTTTTTCCAATAGCTGCTGATGTAGATGTGTTCGCGGTCAATCTCTTTTTCGTTGCGGAAGTATTGACGCAGCGCGCGCATCGATTCAAATTCACACGCACACCACACAGAACATTGTCCATCAAGCCAAGGCTGCGCTTTCACCGCTTCAACCAACGACGTGCCAACACTCCAAATGACCTTGACGCCAACTGGTGCATTGAGTGCTTGCTTGTCGTCTTCA includes these proteins:
- a CDS encoding M14 family metallopeptidase, whose product is MKIFSNFDSGSIHVVSADNKDDIQLKIPNDNMSEFYQWFHFRLETQAEASHTIKLLDLAKSAYPEGWQGYDVVASYDREEWFRIPSEFDGDTLTFTVIPERSSIYFAYFAPYSYDRHLDLLHMAQSAHHCQLETLGHTLDGNDMSLLTFGEPDEGKKKIWVIARQHPGETMAEWFVEGMIQRLLDDNDTVARALLEKAVLYVVPNMNPDGGVRGHLRTNAVGVNLNREWQTPSMEKSPEVYLVRERMLQTGVDMFLDIHGDEAIPYNFVAGSEGIPSYDAELAALETAFKQALLTITPEFQDDIGYDKDEAGKANLTVGSNWVAEQFHCLSYTVEMPFKDHNNHPDPLYGWSPERSVLFGQDMLAAVLAVSDKI